One genomic segment of Fervidobacterium pennivorans includes these proteins:
- a CDS encoding DDE-type integrase/transposase/recombinase, protein MNNSTLSCPKCGSTSLYKNGHDKYGNQQFLCKLCHHSFKLSHSHKRKNFSFPYPKCTSCGKSMQIYKVRRSFVVFRCRTRHTKDRVPFNLPEPVTFIPEKFKYFRFPIYFILKAFVLYMKHNMSYRSLAHSLNIKVSHVTIYKWVIKLCTLFSVLFPTFTIENVFSVHADETVLVFKEQKYYVWLLVDHETNLILCWHVSKYRDMGQVKVLLEKFFGNSKPKNIELITDGLGAYESAVKLLFRNINHVVVPLGKNMCESKFSLLKDFFRLKRGLKNTKNLAKYIQGFCVVKNLWKMHNGNLILSQLHSFITTS, encoded by the coding sequence ATGAACAACTCAACGCTCTCTTGTCCTAAATGCGGTTCTACCAGCTTGTACAAAAACGGTCATGACAAATACGGTAACCAACAATTCCTTTGCAAACTCTGCCATCATTCTTTCAAACTTTCCCATTCTCACAAACGCAAAAACTTCTCTTTCCCTTATCCCAAATGCACTTCTTGTGGTAAATCTATGCAAATTTACAAAGTCCGTCGCTCTTTCGTTGTCTTCCGTTGTAGAACCCGTCATACCAAAGATAGAGTACCTTTTAACCTCCCCGAACCAGTCACTTTTATTCCTGAGAAATTTAAATATTTCCGTTTTCCTATCTACTTCATCTTAAAAGCTTTCGTTTTGTATATGAAACACAATATGTCTTATCGCTCTCTTGCTCATTCTCTTAATATCAAAGTATCTCATGTCACCATATACAAATGGGTTATTAAATTGTGTACTTTATTCTCTGTACTTTTTCCAACATTTACCATCGAAAATGTTTTCTCAGTTCATGCTGATGAAACTGTTCTTGTGTTCAAAGAACAAAAGTACTATGTTTGGCTATTAGTTGATCACGAAACTAACTTAATTCTTTGTTGGCATGTCTCAAAGTATCGTGATATGGGACAAGTCAAAGTGTTGCTCGAGAAGTTCTTTGGTAATTCAAAACCTAAAAACATTGAACTTATTACTGATGGACTTGGTGCATATGAAAGTGCAGTAAAGCTGTTGTTTAGAAATATCAATCACGTAGTAGTACCGCTCGGTAAAAACATGTGTGAATCTAAGTTTTCATTACTGAAAGACTTTTTCCGACTCAAGCGAGGGCTGAAGAATACGAAGAATTTAGCGAAATATATTCAAGGATTTTGTGTAGTGAAGAATCTTTGGAAAATGCACAATGGTAATCTCATTCTTTCACAACTGCATTCTTTCATCACTACAAGTTAA
- the gcvPB gene encoding aminomethyl-transferring glycine dehydrogenase subunit GcvPB gives MTIFEKSVPGRKGYELPVYDIEEVKCEIPEHLLRKEPPMLPEVSEVDVVRHYTDLALKNYSVDRGFYPLGSCTMKYNPKINEDMAALFANFHPFQPRETITGAIKLMGHLKELLCEITGTDDMTLQPAAGAHGELTGLLLARAYFEDKGELEKRRKVLVPDSAHGTNPASAAMAGFEVIELKSGEDGCVNLDELKAHLDDSVAVIMLTNPNTLGLFEKDILEIAKMAHEVGALLYYDGANLNAIMGRTRPGDMGFDIVHLNLHKTFSTPHGMGGPGSGPIGVKKHLAPYLPVPVVRKTENGYDLDYNLPKSIGMVRSFYGNFLVMVKAYTYILTMGNKGLKHVSDMAVLNANYLRKKLSRLYKVAYDRTCMHEFVIDNEEFSRKTGVKTLDIAKRILDYGMHAPTIYFPLIVHEAMMIEPTETESKMTLDRFVEILEKIYEEAHNNPKLVKKAPYTTPVRRLDDVSATKFPIFRYTRK, from the coding sequence ATGACAATCTTTGAAAAATCCGTTCCAGGGAGAAAAGGTTACGAATTACCTGTTTACGATATCGAAGAAGTTAAATGTGAAATCCCAGAACACTTACTAAGGAAAGAACCTCCAATGCTTCCTGAAGTATCCGAAGTGGATGTTGTAAGGCATTACACAGACCTTGCACTTAAGAATTATTCCGTTGATAGAGGTTTCTATCCTCTCGGTTCTTGCACAATGAAGTACAATCCAAAGATTAACGAAGACATGGCAGCACTTTTTGCAAACTTCCATCCATTCCAACCAAGGGAAACAATTACCGGTGCAATAAAACTCATGGGACATTTAAAAGAACTGCTTTGTGAAATAACAGGGACTGATGATATGACACTCCAACCGGCAGCGGGCGCACATGGAGAACTAACTGGACTCTTGCTTGCGAGGGCTTATTTCGAAGATAAGGGTGAACTTGAAAAGAGAAGAAAAGTACTCGTTCCAGATAGTGCACACGGAACGAACCCTGCATCCGCTGCGATGGCAGGATTCGAGGTTATCGAATTAAAATCTGGCGAAGATGGATGTGTAAATCTTGATGAATTAAAAGCACACTTGGATGATAGCGTTGCTGTAATAATGCTTACGAACCCAAACACATTGGGCCTCTTTGAAAAAGACATACTTGAAATAGCCAAGATGGCACACGAAGTTGGTGCACTACTTTATTACGATGGAGCGAACCTGAATGCAATAATGGGTAGAACCCGTCCCGGAGATATGGGATTTGATATTGTTCATTTAAATCTCCACAAAACGTTCAGCACACCACATGGTATGGGTGGACCCGGAAGTGGTCCGATAGGTGTTAAAAAACATTTGGCCCCCTATTTACCTGTGCCTGTTGTAAGAAAGACGGAAAATGGATATGATTTGGACTACAATTTACCGAAATCCATAGGAATGGTGCGTAGCTTCTACGGTAATTTCTTAGTGATGGTTAAGGCGTACACGTATATCCTAACCATGGGGAATAAAGGGCTTAAACACGTAAGTGATATGGCTGTTCTTAACGCAAATTATTTGAGAAAGAAGCTTTCAAGGCTTTACAAAGTTGCATACGACAGAACCTGTATGCATGAATTTGTAATCGACAACGAAGAATTCTCAAGGAAAACAGGTGTGAAGACCTTAGATATTGCAAAGAGAATACTTGATTACGGAATGCACGCTCCTACTATTTACTTCCCACTTATTGTTCACGAAGCGATGATGATAGAACCGACCGAAACCGAAAGCAAAATGACTCTCGACAGGTTTGTGGAAATCCTGGAAAAAATTTACGAAGAAGCTCACAACAATCCAAAGCTTGTTAAGAAGGCTCCATACACAACGCCTGTTAGAAGGTTAGATGATGTCTCAGCAACGAAATTCCCAATATTCAGATATACAAGAAAGTAA
- the gcvPA gene encoding aminomethyl-transferring glycine dehydrogenase subunit GcvPA, which translates to MHRYIPHTEEEIKQMLQEIGVNSIEDLFVDVPKTIDGYNIPEGKDEFTVRKIVEGLAKENVSFDPENVFLGAGVYYHYIPTVVKHLASNPNFVTAYTPYQAEVSQGTLQMLFEYQTMMCELTGMEVANSSMYDGASAFAESLLMATRITGKTKMLVAQSINPEYRTVAKTYTKPQGIEILEVKYDETGKVDMTNLKSLLSEDVAAVAVAYPNFFGIIEDLKAIRELVPQNVVFIVVAEPVSLALLEAPGKFGADIVVGEGQALGVTPNLGGPGIGFFATLEKHVRKMPGRLIGETKDIEGKKGYVMILQTREQHIRREKATSNICSNQAYIALINAIYLSTMGPQGLKEVAWRSYNNAHVLAKMLEEKGFQRVFKGEFFNEFVVKVPENYREKWHAMVREGILGPIPIDRVYKSLGPSALVCATEVNTKTSMMKLVEVMSK; encoded by the coding sequence GTGCACAGGTATATACCGCACACTGAGGAAGAAATCAAACAAATGCTCCAAGAGATAGGTGTTAACAGTATCGAGGATTTATTCGTTGATGTGCCCAAGACAATAGATGGTTACAACATACCCGAAGGTAAGGACGAATTTACAGTACGGAAGATAGTGGAAGGGCTTGCCAAAGAAAATGTATCGTTTGACCCTGAGAACGTGTTCCTAGGTGCAGGTGTGTACTACCACTACATTCCTACGGTTGTTAAACACTTGGCTTCAAATCCTAACTTTGTTACCGCTTACACTCCTTATCAGGCAGAAGTCTCGCAAGGCACCCTCCAAATGTTATTTGAATACCAGACGATGATGTGTGAATTAACTGGTATGGAAGTAGCAAATTCTTCCATGTACGATGGTGCAAGTGCCTTTGCAGAAAGCTTGTTAATGGCAACGAGGATAACTGGAAAAACCAAAATGCTTGTTGCACAGTCGATAAATCCAGAATACAGAACGGTTGCTAAAACTTACACAAAACCTCAGGGGATTGAAATTCTGGAAGTTAAATACGATGAGACTGGAAAAGTAGATATGACCAACTTGAAGAGTTTGCTTTCCGAGGATGTTGCAGCAGTAGCAGTTGCTTATCCAAACTTCTTTGGAATTATCGAAGATTTAAAGGCTATCAGAGAACTTGTGCCTCAGAACGTTGTATTTATAGTCGTGGCAGAACCGGTATCTTTAGCGTTACTGGAAGCACCAGGAAAGTTCGGAGCTGATATCGTAGTTGGTGAAGGGCAAGCACTTGGTGTTACTCCAAACCTTGGAGGACCTGGTATAGGCTTTTTCGCAACACTTGAAAAGCACGTACGGAAGATGCCTGGAAGGCTCATTGGAGAAACAAAAGATATAGAGGGGAAGAAAGGGTATGTAATGATACTTCAAACAAGAGAACAACATATCAGAAGAGAAAAAGCCACATCAAACATCTGTTCTAACCAAGCTTATATAGCCTTGATTAATGCAATTTATCTTTCCACGATGGGCCCACAGGGGTTAAAAGAAGTCGCTTGGAGGTCTTATAACAACGCACACGTTCTTGCCAAGATGCTCGAAGAAAAAGGGTTCCAGAGGGTTTTCAAAGGTGAATTCTTCAACGAATTTGTGGTAAAGGTTCCGGAGAATTATAGGGAAAAGTGGCATGCTATGGTTAGGGAAGGTATCCTTGGTCCGATACCAATAGATAGGGTATACAAATCACTTGGACCGAGTGCACTTGTGTGTGCGACGGAAGTTAACACCAAGACATCTATGATGAAACTTGTTGAGGTGATGTCAAAATGA